The genomic stretch CAGCAGTgtaacagtagcagtaacagcagtattagaagcagcagtggcagtagcagcagtgtaGCAGTGGCAGTAGTGGTAGTACCGGCAGTATTAGAAGCAGCAGTGACAGTAGCAGCAGTGTAAGAGTAGTAGTACCAGCAGTATTAGAAGCagcagtggcagtagcagcagtgtaACAGTAAGAGTTACAGCAGTATTAGAAGCAGCAGTAGCATCACTGTAACAGTAGCAGTACCGGCAGAATCggaagcagcagtagcaatagtatCAATGTAACAGCAAAAGTTACAGTAGCAGCGGTGTAACAGAAGCAGTACCGTCAGTATTAGAAGCAGCAGCGGCAGTAGCAGCAGTGCTgtagtagcagtaacagcagaATTAGAAGAACAGCAGTAGCAATATTATCAGTATAGCAGTGGTAGTACCGGCAGTATTAGAAGCagcagtggcagtagcagcagtgtaacagtagcagtaacagcagtattagaagcagcagtggcagtagcagcagtgtaacagtagcagtaacagcagtattagaagtagcagtaacagtagcatcAGTGTAACAGTAGCAGTACCAGCAGCATTGGAAGCAGTAGTGGCAATAGTATCAATGTAACAGTAGTAGTAACAGCAGTTTCAGAAGCAGCAGTGGCAGCAGCAGCAGTGTAGCAGTGGCAGCAGTGTAGCAGTGGTAGTACCGGCAGTATTAGAAGCAGCAGTGACAGTAACAGCAGTgtaacagtagcagtaacagcagtattagaagcagcagtggcagtagcagcagtgtaGCAGTGGCAGCAGTGGTAGTACCGGCAGTATTAGAAGCAGCAGTGACAGTAGCAGCAGTGTAACAGTAGTAGTACCAGCAGTATTAGAAGCAGCAGTGGCAATAGCAGCAGTGTAACAGTAAGAGTTACAGCAGTATTAGAAGCAGCAGTAGCATCAGTGTAACAGTAGCAGTACCGGCAGAATCggaagcagcagtagcaatagtatAAATGTAACAGTAGTAGAAACAGCAGTTTCAGAAGCagcagtggcagtagcagcagtgtaGCAGTGGTAGTACCGGCAGTATTAGAAGCagcagtggcagtagcagcagtgtaacagtagcagtaacaacagtattagaagcagcagtaacagtagcatcAGTATAACAGTAGCAGTACCGACAGTATTggaagcagcagtagcaatagtatCAATGTTACAGTAGTAATAACAGCAGTTTAAGAAGCAGCAGTGGCAGTACCGGCAATGTAGCAGTGGCAGTACCGGCAGTATTAGAAGCAGTAGTAGCATCAGTGTAACAGTAGCAGTACCGGCAGTATTggaagcagcagtagcaatagtatCAATGTAACAGTAGTAGTACCAGCAGTTTCAGAAGCagcagtggcagtagcagcagtgtaGCAGTGGCAGTACCGGCAGTATtagaagcagcagtagcaatagtatCAATGTAACAGTAGTAGTAACAGCAGTTTCAGAAGCagcagtggcagtagcagcagtgtaGCAGTGGCAGTACCGGCAGTATtagaagcagcagtagcaatagtatCAATGTaacagtagtagtaacagtagtttCAGAAGCAGTAGTGGCAGTAGCAGCAATGTAGCAGTGGCAGTACCGGCAGTATtagaagcagcagtagcaatagtatCAATGTAACAGTAGTAGTACCAGCAGTTTCAGAAGCAGTAGTGGCAGTAGCAGCAATGTAGCAGTGGCAGTACCGGCAGTATtagaagcagcagtagcaatagtatCAATGTAACAGTAGTAGTAACAGCAGTTTCAGAAGCAACTGTAGCAGTACCGGCAGTGTGGCAGCAGTAGAAAACACTTCTGCAGAAATCTGCAGTAGTAtcaacagtagtagcagtagtaatagATGTGTGTTATGgttctgctactactgctattaGCATTGATGCTATCGCTGTTGCTACTGCTGATACTGCTGCTATTTTACTGTTGCTTCTGCTAGTGATACTACTGTCACTGCTGCTACTGCGACTGCTGTAACTGCCGATTTCAAGGTTTTCTTACTGGTGCTtctgccaatttcacgtttttgctactttttttgctgctgccaatttcacgttttcGCTATTGCTACTGCCgattacaatttttgttttgctATTGTTGCTGCAAATTTGCTACTGCTGTTGCTCCTGCTCACTGCTATGTTAACATCCTATacatcttttaaaagttttaattccGGGTAAATCATGCTGTGCGTTGGCATTTTCATAAAAAGTCGCGGGTAAGAAATCCGCCACTTTTTTTTAAAGAGGCCGCGACTTTTTATGAGAGACACAAAAACTCAAGGTTTAAAAGTTTAAACTCGGCTTTTTATAAGATACGCATAAAAAATATCGCGAAAAGAACATGTGTATTCAAATCACTCCGTCTGCATAAAATATCGCGGCTAAGATACATGCTCTTTTTCGCCGCGACATTTGAGACCGTTATAGAGAAAAAAAAGTCGCAGCTTAATTTTCACCCTcgatattttgtagaatttctagtaaaagtgtaaaaaatgtcgcggatttttttctgtttctcgACTTTTATAGACTGTCGGGGGATAAAATGTAGAGTCAAACAATATAGTATTACGCTATCGGCCACCGGAGTCAATTTTACCTTGCTGTTTCCAACTGCTATTATAAAATATCGCGGTTTATATGGTCCTCGCGACATTTTGTACTATTTTGACAGAAAATCTCGCGGTTTGGAAGTTGCCCGCGACAGTTTATACACAGACGATAAAATTTGTCGCGGGTTTAAAATGGCCGCAACCGGCACCGTGGACCTAAATTAAGAATATGTTAGCGTGGCTTATTCTAATGTAGACAGAAATGTCGCGATTTCGTCTTTAATTCACGACTTTTGTATGACAGTAGTGTGACAGAAAATCTGGACAATTTCTCCTGGCCGCGATATTTTATGCAGTTACGACATAAAATCTCACGGATTTGAGAGTTTCCCACGACATTTTATAAACTGACGGTAAAATTTCTCTCGGCTTTCAAATGAACGTTACTGGCCACCATAGATATAAGTTGCTGTGCataatgagatgtggaaccaaaatttgtagtcctgtttggcgccatataacctatactgtgttggtgcaccgtaaaaccaaaataaataaataaatagatagatatatatttaataatcGACCGATATACAGAAAAGATCGGCAAAATCAATCGAGTCCGCTTTCTGGTACAATTCCTAGCATAAAGTTAAAGTTGTTGAAGTAGTATCTCATCGGAACATTTCTGATatgttctttttacaaaataaaaaaataaataaataaataaataaaaaaataaaaaaatcagcgtTTTTTTTATCATCTCAACGTGACTTAGGTTAGCTTCTCGGCTGGACTTACCTGTTGTACCTGTGGTGCATTCGCACTGACCAAGAACTAAATGGTGGACGCACGCAACATGTGATCCACCTCCGCAATGGGTATGTCCGTGACTGGTACAATCGGCGGTAGTAGAGCAAGTGTCTCCGCTCACACACACTGAAACGAACGTATGTTGAAATAATGAACTGCGTTTAGGCGAATAGTAAAATTTCACCGAGCGGATGGTCGCGCTCGGGGGCATAAAATtcagtgttatttttttaaataccggAATTGGAATACTGTACAGACTTGTGTTTTAATCAGTCAGCCAAGGGAGGGACATTATCTTGCTACTTAAGACAGTTTGTTGCTTTAGGCATGTTAAATTGATTTGGGATGTTACATTGTAGCAGGCCAGCAGATTAAGGGAAGTGACTGCTTCATACAATGTACAAGGACCTCTGGGGCAGATACAGTGAACAATGTGCTTGATTGTGTGAATGCGTCTTATACTGACCCCGGTGGAAAGAGGTTCGAGTCATGCTGTAAATAAAACTCCAAAGAAAATTACATAACAAAGCGGTTTCAAGGTGTCAGAGATGctattgtacttttaataatggaacaaGTTTTAGGTAATGTTTACCAATTAGTATTAtttactgattaattgatataagcagatagatagatatatgagccgcaccaagagaaaagcaacatagtgcgtttgcgaccgaATGGATCCATaccggatgcgcatgctggtcgcaaacgcactatgttggttttcgtatggcgcggctcaaataggcATCTATACGACACAAACATTAATGAATAAACAATTCAAACATTCTTGGGAGATCACCATACTATGATACTACATACCGTAAGCGCCATGGTAAACAGAGCTAAATCTAAAACGGTGATCACCGGCGGTGATCGTACATTTTTAATACATCTCTTAActatttttcagcattttcacGTAAAATCAGTCTCTTTTCGGAATATGTGATTGCTGGCGGTGATCGTACATTCTTTGTACATCTCTAACTCTGTCAGCATTTTCACGTTTAATCAGTCTCTTACAGAATATGTGATTGTTCACTTATGATACCGATATGAAATAAAAGCCGTCAACAGCTTGAAACTTTGGGCACAAACTGATCGTCCGAAACAATATGTTTTAAGTAATTGAATAATTATTTCTATCTGATAAATGGTCAATTTTAAGGTGATAATCGCAAATATAGCAATACAATTACTTACCGATAAGAGCAACCAAAACAGCAACAATTAAAACCTTCATGATGATCAACAGTGGTAATCTTTCAGAACTGCACTAATATGCGGCGCTGCGGTCCATGTTTAAATAGGCAATTCAGGGGCGGACTTAGCGCAATAGCTCCACCTCTGGTGAAACGAAGTGCGTCTCATTGTTGTTGTTAGATACCATTCGCGGAGGGTTTCCCTGCAATATCCGCTAGTAAAATTTAAGGTCAATTTTAGAGATAATATCTCGACCTATTCTTTTTGATAGGTTATCTTGTAGTTCAGTCATGCGATATGACCAACAAAACAGATTTACAAACCAGATTGATTCATAGTTCTTCGGGAAATTATCGCACAAAAATATGGTGTGAGCGTACCAgcgacttttttttatttcattttacttttcttaattttgactttttaagAGGAgggtatattattttttataatgtttttccaacatttattttaacatgtCAAATCTGTATACCGATAATACTAATTCCACTGCTCCATGTAGTGCAGGCTTAAAGAAAAAAGAACTTCTCTACCGAAATCTTTACACAACACAGCTCCAAGTGGTTCGTTTCGCAACGCACACCGTCCTGTTTCTCACGTTCTTAGCCATAGCCGTTTTTAccttatatctacactactttcACATAGAACAACacgcttgtttgttttgggtttaacgccgtttttcaacagtattttagtcatgtaacggcgggcagttaacctaactagtgttacTGGAttcttatcaaatcgtcacggagaacatacgccccacacGGGGACCGAACttgtgaccccgcgatccgtagactgatTCTTCCCCTGTTGATCTAAGCGGACAGGCTAAATTAACACTTGAACACATTTTCTTAAACAATGCAATGTAAATAGAATTTGGACAGAGACCACTCGggcggagtggttaaggttgctcaCTTTGAATTGCTTGCCTCTTCACCCTTGTCGGTTCGAAACATCACATggggtgtaaaattatttcgtgTGAGGCAGCCATCCAGCTGTCACgtgaaaggtcggtggttctaaccgaGATAACCGTCGTTTTCTTAAAgtaatgctcggaggggcacctgaagTCATAAAATACCCTCTCCTCAACAAGAAAGAAAATAGAAGAAAGAATGAGTATTTTCCATAAAGTGGGCGCTTTTATCTTAGTTCAGATGTCTGTATTTACCTTGGTCTAAACCTGTTCATTGCTCATCATAAGGAAAAGTAATGCGAACAGCTGAATTCAACATTTCGTACAAAGTAGATCGACTAATAACGTAAGTTTTTCCTACAACATAGTTTTATATTACCCTTTTTTAAATCTTCACTGGGTAGTCATGATATAGGTTTTATTTGCCGATTATGACACTTGTCTTGAATAGGTTCTCTTTACGTAGTTTAAGCGCTAGAAGCTGTGGTTTGTAACGATTTAAATTACCTTTTTCGACATAGCAACGATAGTCGtgaaagtaaaaaagaaacattagaaTCTAGTATGCAGTTGAATAAAGTTATGCGGCAATATAGCCACAACTTCTAATATGACCCATTCTCACCGATATGCAATGTTTCGGACTTGAAAGTAGACATATGATGAGTgggtgagttgggttttacggcgaatcgacacaaaatggtcatagaCATATGATGAAGCTATATCAAACCACCTGACCTTGATGCAACAAAGTTAGAAAGGCGGTAAACTATCacaacttatatatatttttgagcaTAGTTTAAaggaacaaatattttttcattcgCCACAAATAATGGATTTGCAAAGCAATGATTAGGAGGAGTAAAGTAAAGTAATGATACTATAGAATACGTTCACAAGTCATTATATGTGAATAGTAAAAGATATGACCGTCTTTTGTATTAGGATAACGGCGCAACCTTTTATCATACTTAAATGCGTTACGTATCAAGTCTCCTATAACTGCGTTGCGCTAGGTTCTTTGtctcttatttttaaacaaacccgaaaattctataaaaaaaccCCATATACTTTGTTTTAGAAAGCAGCCCTTTAAATATGAACTATTTCGATTATTACTCATCCATATAAGCACTGTCTTTAGTGACATATGCTCAAAAGTTGGGAAAAATCTCCTTTCCCCGCCGGACGATACAGTAGTGTTTGGACAAATGGCGAAAAGCTCGACTAATTGAAGGAGAGAAACGGACACATTTGCACTCCTTCTCCAAACGTAGTTTTCATTTAGATTGATATATAGAAGATAAAATTTCTATAAATTACCTCTCTTTTTCCTATTCAGAGTTGTATGCTCTACCCcatttgacgccatttgcaaaataaaggggagggtAACCTAAGCAATCTCTTTTTCCATCCATATTTACTCTCCCTACccttatataaaatgaaaagaaaagtaggggtcatgtatcttctaagagagatttctcttgtcacatttgcttactgaaAAATTACATCAAAAACTGGGAGTACTACTCTTACTaaaccaaatacaacctcctctcccatttttcctaccaaattTTCATCAAcaatgacatttaaacagaaattagtttcaatttagacctctgttgccatgccaagtgtgaaaaattatgttgaaaaacatATCCGCCATTACGCGaatagaccagatggctcccacgctggttcctttactatagttaggcctctATAAATCTGAATTAGGATGTCTTTCAGTGAACTGCTTCGAAATCTGATGCTTTCTTTCGTAAAAATAGCATATAGCACTAGGTCGGGGTCAGTTTTGATTAAAACTATGTCTATAATATGTTTACTTATCATTTACCACAAACGATCGACACATAatcacaaacaaataaaatcaattttttgtACATTTCTTGACCGCAGACTGAAAAAATCTGGCTTCAATATTTTGTTGACTATGCAATATTATGTCTAAAGACTTGATCAAATGGAACAAACTGCCATTAAACGTCACGTTTTTCCATGTTACGTAACTTCCGTTTGAAGAATGCATAGCGCCGAAACAGAAAAGTTAttgttaaggtttagcagtatatcacaaaaccacagaaattttcagtaaacaaacaacatctttacaaacaacctatctgtccaatacattttTACCGTTCTGTCCAGTGgaactggatacttaaaatattcttagcTAAAAGAGTTGTATCCCTTTAAAGAGGaatgacatttgtaaagaaataaaagtaaataattgtCATAATCGGTGTTTAACCTTGTTATGTAAAGTTTATATTCTCGTTCATTGTTGCCAATGCATCAAAACTAAGACaggtaacagctt from Mercenaria mercenaria strain notata chromosome 16, MADL_Memer_1, whole genome shotgun sequence encodes the following:
- the LOC123539583 gene encoding integrin beta-5-like, giving the protein MKVLIVAVLVALIVCVSGDTCSTTADCTSHGHTHCGGGSHVACVHHLVLGQCECTTGTTGQTCNTKADCADCSNGRNKHCVDGECHCSRF